A stretch of Lactiplantibacillus brownii DNA encodes these proteins:
- a CDS encoding glycosyltransferase, protein MTKVKHAFLVVIYNRPASNCVALTAVLENLNDSQKLVIYDNSVQSQMDIKLPETVVYKHDSRNKGLFTAYNYAVDLCRDLKIKWLTIFDQDTCIPSAYFKILNEKLTHQANGVGCIVPNVYIEKGKKISPFIIENNLFLFNKNSNKTLGAINSGCTININAFDNTRIFSPSFPLDFLDYDFFWKLKRNNLKVSCIHINLVQELSVSDYKTMTDRRFCSFICSERKFIMKRYPQMLLQYKLKMIVRLLNMVLKNVQISKIKFAVKALRGKCV, encoded by the coding sequence ATGACAAAAGTTAAACATGCGTTTTTGGTTGTAATCTATAATCGCCCTGCCAGCAATTGTGTAGCACTTACTGCTGTATTGGAGAATTTGAATGACTCACAAAAACTTGTCATTTATGATAATTCAGTCCAAAGTCAGATGGATATTAAATTACCAGAAACCGTAGTTTATAAACATGATAGTCGTAATAAAGGATTATTTACTGCTTATAATTACGCGGTAGATTTATGTCGTGATTTAAAAATAAAATGGTTGACGATTTTTGATCAGGATACATGTATACCTTCTGCTTATTTTAAAATTCTTAATGAAAAACTTACGCATCAAGCCAATGGTGTTGGATGTATTGTACCCAATGTGTATATAGAAAAAGGTAAGAAAATTTCACCATTCATAATAGAAAACAATTTGTTTTTATTTAATAAAAATAGTAATAAGACTCTAGGTGCTATAAATTCAGGTTGTACTATTAATATTAATGCATTTGATAATACTCGGATATTTTCGCCAAGTTTTCCACTCGATTTTCTTGATTACGATTTTTTTTGGAAGTTGAAAAGAAATAATTTGAAGGTATCTTGTATTCATATAAATCTAGTACAAGAACTGTCGGTGTCTGATTATAAAACAATGACTGACAGACGGTTTTGTAGTTTTATTTGTAGTGAGAGAAAGTTCATAATGAAACGGTATCCACAAATGCTCTTACAATATAAGCTTAAAATGATTGTGAGATTATTGAATATGGTCTTGAAGAATGTACAAATTAGTAAGATTAAATTTGCTGTGAAGGCTTTGAGAGGAAAGTGTGTATGA
- a CDS encoding glycosyltransferase, whose translation MSELSISIVLYNNSAGQIDKVVKNLLNVTRSFTGVEIFLINNSRDNYYLNWFLKRYENSKQIHIVTADKNRGFGAGNNLVLNRLNSEYHIVMNPDVMISDALELKKMVHYMDENTEYGLLSPVVKFPDGKVQHLLKQKSNVLDMALRFTGFPGFSSRKEKFVSLPDGYASTHPAENVPGSFMLFRTKILKDIDGFDQNYFLYMEDCDITMKINQVSQTIFYSEAYVYHEWQRENKKSLRGIIRMLQSMVKYFNKWGWQLY comes from the coding sequence ATGAGTGAGCTTTCTATTTCCATTGTTTTATATAATAATAGTGCAGGCCAAATAGATAAAGTTGTAAAAAACCTATTAAATGTGACTCGGAGTTTTACCGGTGTTGAGATATTTTTAATTAATAATTCGCGTGATAATTATTACTTGAACTGGTTTTTAAAGCGATATGAGAATAGCAAACAGATTCATATTGTTACTGCTGATAAGAACCGTGGTTTTGGTGCAGGAAATAATTTAGTGTTAAATAGATTAAATAGTGAGTATCACATTGTGATGAATCCGGATGTGATGATAAGTGATGCCTTAGAACTGAAAAAAATGGTTCATTATATGGATGAGAATACTGAGTACGGATTGCTATCACCAGTTGTAAAGTTTCCAGATGGAAAGGTTCAGCATTTGCTAAAACAAAAATCAAATGTTTTAGATATGGCATTAAGATTTACAGGCTTTCCAGGTTTTAGTAGCAGAAAAGAAAAGTTTGTTAGTCTTCCTGATGGGTATGCATCAACTCACCCGGCGGAAAATGTTCCCGGGTCATTCATGCTATTTAGGACAAAGATATTGAAAGATATTGATGGTTTTGATCAAAATTACTTTCTATATATGGAAGATTGTGATATTACAATGAAAATTAATCAAGTTTCACAAACTATATTTTATTCTGAAGCTTATGTATATCACGAATGGCAGAGAGAAAATAAGAAATCATTGCGTGGAATAATCAGGATGCTTCAAAGTATGGTTAAATATTTTAATAAATGGGGATGGCAACTTTACTGA
- a CDS encoding sugar transferase, with amino-acid sequence MEYGGNNLKSIIIDQQSQKQRVGYHLIKRCFDFIASLFGLVILSPLFLAVSLAIKIEDHKGTVFYSQIRVGENKKKFGMFKFRSMVSNADELLATLLQQNEVDGAMFKMKEDPRITKVGKFIRKYSIDELPQLLNVLVGNMSLVGPRPPLPREVSDYSEYDKQRLIVKPGCTGLWQATARNSVGFDEMVEIDLKYIQKCSVLFDLYIVFQTVRVFVKPNNAY; translated from the coding sequence ATGGAATATGGTGGTAACAATTTGAAGTCAATTATTATTGACCAGCAATCGCAAAAACAACGTGTCGGTTATCATCTAATTAAACGCTGTTTTGATTTTATTGCAAGTTTATTTGGATTAGTGATACTCTCACCTTTATTTTTGGCTGTTTCATTAGCTATAAAGATAGAGGATCACAAAGGAACAGTCTTTTACTCACAGATACGTGTCGGTGAAAATAAAAAGAAATTCGGAATGTTCAAATTCAGGTCAATGGTATCAAATGCGGATGAATTGTTAGCAACTTTATTACAACAAAATGAAGTTGATGGTGCAATGTTCAAAATGAAAGAGGATCCTCGTATTACTAAAGTTGGAAAATTCATTCGAAAATATAGTATTGACGAATTACCACAGTTGCTCAATGTACTTGTTGGAAATATGAGCTTGGTCGGACCTAGACCACCTTTACCTCGTGAAGTTTCAGATTATTCTGAATATGATAAGCAACGCCTTATTGTAAAGCCTGGATGTACAGGACTTTGGCAAGCAACTGCTCGGAATAGTGTCGGGTTTGATGAAATGGTTGAAATTGATTTGAAGTATATCCAAAAATGTTCTGTTTTGTTTGATCTATATATTGTTTTTCAAACGGTACGGGTATTTGTTAAGCCCAATAATGCATATTAA
- a CDS encoding tyrosine-protein phosphatase — protein sequence MKRNNLVDLHCHILPEIDDGSPSMATSIELAHQAVADGIKYILATPHHMDRHYINHASAVRQAVIDFQTELDRQGIDLQVFPGQEVHLNGEMMTNLDDLLGIDEDRKYMLLELPHEMVPSYLDDVIFQLSCEGITPVIAHPERNARIIAEPEILYNLVKQGVLAQVTATSLVGTFGKQVQKTAKEFVRCGLVQVVASDAHVLNNREFAMTKAYQVLSEMDSDYSGQFAQNARDLLNGDDVSVETIEMPRKKRKFGLF from the coding sequence ATGAAAAGAAATAATTTAGTGGATTTGCATTGTCATATTTTACCAGAAATTGATGATGGGTCACCATCCATGGCGACCTCAATTGAGTTAGCTCATCAGGCGGTGGCAGATGGTATTAAATATATTTTAGCAACACCTCATCATATGGATCGTCATTATATTAATCATGCTTCAGCGGTTAGACAGGCCGTGATTGACTTTCAAACTGAATTGGACCGACAAGGAATTGACTTACAAGTATTTCCGGGTCAAGAGGTCCATTTGAATGGTGAAATGATGACTAATTTAGACGATTTATTGGGGATTGATGAGGATCGCAAGTATATGTTACTGGAACTACCACATGAGATGGTACCCAGTTACTTGGATGACGTCATCTTTCAGTTGTCTTGTGAAGGAATCACGCCAGTAATTGCCCATCCAGAGCGTAATGCACGAATTATTGCTGAACCAGAGATTTTATATAACTTGGTTAAGCAAGGTGTCTTGGCTCAAGTTACTGCGACTAGTTTGGTGGGTACTTTTGGTAAACAGGTTCAGAAGACAGCAAAAGAGTTTGTAAGATGCGGACTGGTTCAAGTGGTCGCATCTGATGCGCATGTCTTGAATAATCGAGAATTTGCAATGACCAAAGCTTATCAGGTCTTGTCAGAGATGGATTCAGATTATTCAGGACAGTTTGCACAGAATGCACGGGATTTATTGAATGGTGATGACGTTAGTGTGGAAACTATCGAAATGCCACGGAAGAAGCGGAAGTTTGGGTTGTTTTAG
- a CDS encoding CpsD/CapB family tyrosine-protein kinase: MFNRKRKATTMTAAINLTTIVDPTSVITEQIKTIRTNINFAATDHKLRTLMITSATLGEGKSTVSANLAVEYANEGMQVLLVDADLRRPTIHKTFGLSNQRGLSSWLGHQTTDINKAIQPTIDNLFVMTSGPKPPNPAELLGSQMMTEFLTSATRKLDLVIVDAPPILPVTDSQLLANKVDGTVLVVRQNVAQKAAVRDAVTALKRSHANILGTVLNDVSDGQHNGYYGYNNGYYSDEKK, translated from the coding sequence ATGTTTAATCGAAAAAGAAAGGCGACGACGATGACGGCGGCAATTAATTTGACGACGATTGTTGATCCAACTTCAGTCATTACTGAACAGATCAAGACTATTCGGACCAACATTAATTTCGCTGCGACTGATCATAAGCTACGGACGTTAATGATCACTTCTGCCACACTGGGAGAAGGAAAGTCGACTGTTAGTGCAAATTTAGCCGTTGAATATGCTAATGAGGGTATGCAAGTTTTATTAGTAGATGCAGATTTGCGACGGCCAACTATTCATAAAACATTCGGTTTGTCCAATCAGAGAGGATTGAGCTCATGGCTAGGTCATCAAACGACGGATATTAACAAAGCAATCCAACCTACGATTGACAATCTCTTCGTGATGACCAGTGGTCCTAAGCCACCGAACCCAGCAGAATTATTGGGAAGTCAGATGATGACTGAATTCTTGACTTCGGCAACCAGAAAATTGGACTTAGTGATTGTCGATGCACCACCAATTTTGCCAGTCACTGATTCTCAGTTATTAGCGAATAAAGTTGATGGAACTGTTTTGGTTGTTCGCCAAAATGTGGCTCAAAAAGCCGCAGTACGTGATGCTGTAACTGCCCTAAAACGGTCACATGCGAACATCTTGGGGACGGTCTTGAACGATGTTTCGGATGGCCAACATAATGGCTATTATGGCTATAATAACGGGTATTACAGTGATGAAAAGAAATAA
- a CDS encoding YveK family protein has translation MDQAVSFDFFIRLVRKYWRALIAWTVAGFLVAAGITFFVITPQYKSSVQILVSRHSENAATQYTDQQADVQMITTYKELITNQVILNPARKALQKQYGFTRSLGSLKNEVSVSSTQNSQVFSIDVTDSDATQGAEIANQVAKSFKQQVKKIIKVNNVTIVSPASPANAPASPKKAINLLIGLVAGLLLGFVYASVRILTDRRVHDIDFLTDELGLTSLGQVNHQHHHNHVSQQVTKLQNNQMDEDADQKVRQTRRRV, from the coding sequence ATGGATCAAGCAGTAAGTTTTGACTTTTTTATCCGGCTAGTCCGTAAGTATTGGCGAGCATTAATTGCCTGGACCGTGGCCGGATTTTTAGTTGCGGCTGGGATCACTTTTTTTGTGATTACCCCGCAGTATAAATCGAGTGTCCAAATTTTGGTTAGTCGGCATAGTGAGAATGCCGCTACTCAATACACGGATCAACAAGCCGATGTTCAAATGATAACGACTTATAAGGAATTGATTACGAATCAGGTTATCTTGAATCCAGCACGTAAGGCGCTGCAAAAGCAATATGGCTTTACCCGTTCGTTAGGGAGTTTAAAGAACGAAGTTTCCGTTTCTAGTACGCAAAACTCACAGGTCTTTTCTATTGATGTGACGGATTCGGATGCGACACAAGGGGCAGAAATTGCGAACCAAGTTGCAAAGAGTTTCAAGCAACAAGTGAAAAAGATTATCAAAGTCAACAATGTCACGATTGTATCACCGGCGAGCCCAGCCAATGCGCCAGCTTCACCTAAGAAAGCAATCAATTTATTAATCGGATTGGTTGCTGGTTTACTACTTGGCTTTGTCTATGCCAGCGTTCGGATCTTAACTGATCGTCGTGTTCATGATATCGATTTCTTAACTGATGAACTAGGATTAACTAGCTTGGGTCAAGTCAACCATCAACATCATCATAACCATGTCAGTCAACAAGTTACAAAATTACAAAACAATCAAATGGACGAGGATGCGGATCAGAAGGTTCGACAAACTCGTCGACGCGTGTAG
- a CDS encoding DUF1292 domain-containing protein — MSQNQNKSQDEEKITLVDDDGNETLFNILFTFDSKDFGHSYILLYPADAAEDEEVDIQAYIFNPEDEDNGDLKPIESDEEWDMVEEVLNTFLADDSGMQ, encoded by the coding sequence ATGAGCCAAAACCAAAATAAGTCACAAGATGAAGAAAAAATTACCTTAGTCGATGACGACGGTAACGAAACCTTATTCAATATTTTATTCACGTTTGATTCTAAAGACTTCGGACATTCATATATCTTACTATACCCAGCCGACGCTGCGGAAGATGAAGAAGTCGACATTCAAGCCTACATTTTCAATCCAGAAGATGAAGACAATGGCGATTTGAAGCCGATTGAATCGGATGAAGAATGGGATATGGTCGAGGAAGTATTGAACACTTTCTTGGCGGATGATAGCGGGATGCAATAA
- the ruvX gene encoding Holliday junction resolvase RuvX, with protein sequence MKLMGLDVGSRTVGVAVSDIFGWTAQGVEIIRINEDEEIFGLDRVAELLKEHDAGGFVLGLPKNMNNTLGPRAEAAQHYGDLLTARFHLPVDFEDERLTTVEAERMLVEEANTSRKKRKKVIDKLAASLILQNYLDRHGKLTQE encoded by the coding sequence ATGAAGTTAATGGGGTTAGATGTCGGTTCCAGAACAGTCGGCGTGGCAGTTAGTGATATTTTTGGCTGGACGGCGCAAGGTGTTGAGATTATTCGCATCAATGAAGATGAAGAAATCTTTGGTTTAGATCGGGTCGCAGAATTGCTCAAAGAACACGATGCGGGCGGATTTGTCCTAGGATTACCCAAGAATATGAACAACACGCTGGGACCACGGGCAGAAGCTGCCCAACATTACGGTGACCTACTAACGGCGCGTTTTCACCTGCCAGTTGACTTTGAAGATGAACGGTTGACGACGGTCGAGGCCGAGCGAATGCTGGTCGAAGAAGCCAATACGTCACGTAAAAAGCGCAAAAAGGTGATCGATAAGTTAGCGGCGAGTTTAATCTTGCAGAACTACTTAGATCGCCATGGTAAACTCACCCAAGAATAG
- a CDS encoding IreB family regulatory phosphoprotein produces the protein MSSLDKTMYFNFDNEGNKDVHDTLTTVYEALQEKGYNPINQIVGYLLSGDPAYIPRLKDARNLIRKHQRDEIIEELVKSYLKADKDVNA, from the coding sequence ATGAGTTCGTTAGATAAAACAATGTATTTCAACTTCGATAATGAAGGTAACAAGGATGTTCATGACACGTTAACGACGGTTTATGAAGCGTTACAAGAAAAGGGTTATAACCCAATTAATCAGATCGTTGGTTATTTGCTGTCAGGAGATCCGGCGTATATCCCGCGTTTGAAGGATGCGCGTAACTTGATTCGCAAGCACCAACGCGATGAAATTATTGAAGAACTTGTCAAGTCCTACTTGAAGGCAGATAAGGACGTTAATGCATGA
- the alaS gene encoding alanine--tRNA ligase, with amino-acid sequence MKKLSSSEIRQMYLDFFHEKGHTIVPSASLVPVDDPTLLWINSGVATMKKYFDGSVVPDNPRMTSSQKSIRTNDIENVGRTARHHTLFEMLGNFSVGDYFKKEAISWAWELLTSPKWFGWDPEKLYMTVYPKDTDAAKFWEATGVKPDHIIKIEDNFWDIGQGPSGPDSEIFYDRGESFNNLAADDPENYPGGENERYLEVWNIVFSQFNHTPEGTYEPLPRKNIDTGMGLERVVSIFQNAPTNFETDLFLPIIHKTEALSAGKVYGKNKQDDVSFKVIADHARAITFAISDGALPSNEGRGYVIRRLIRRAILHGQKLGLTDTFLDQLVPIVGEIMQSHYPAVLKNADYIAKIVHSEEVRFNETLNDGLSLLNQLIAATKKAGEETLSGVDAFKLYDTYGFPFELTKEYAGDEGLKVDEPGFELEMKAQRDRARNARSNAKSMGVQRSLLIELKTPSEYVGYDHLTAVKGDLKDIIVDEKLVDAVSSGTAEMIFSKTPFYAEMGGQVADRGVILDADGTTVAKVTDVQNAPNKQHLHTVEVLKPMHKDTTYSLNVDLAFHNKVEKNHTATHLLDQALRDVLGEHTQQAGSLVEPDYLRFDFTHFGAVTEAELAKVEQIVNDKIWAALPVSAIQTDQETGHKMGAIAVFTQKYGKIVRVVSIGDYSIEFDGGTHVKNSSELGLFKIVSESGVGAGTRRIEAVTSKEAFELLSQEEGWLKTVAAQVKAPQLKDTTDRVAQLQADLKAEQQKSASLESKLAKQQAGAVFEQVDDVNGTTLIAQAVQVSGMDQLRQLSDTWKAKQYSDILVLGTVIGDKVNLLVAVSDDKVKAGLKAGDLIKAIAPKVGGGGGGRPTLAQAGGKKPAGLPAALKAAHDWVAEQ; translated from the coding sequence ATGAAAAAATTAAGTAGTAGTGAAATTCGGCAAATGTATTTAGACTTTTTCCATGAAAAAGGTCATACTATCGTGCCATCTGCGTCATTAGTCCCAGTCGATGACCCAACGTTACTTTGGATCAACTCTGGAGTTGCCACGATGAAGAAGTATTTCGACGGCTCCGTTGTGCCAGATAATCCACGAATGACCAGCTCACAAAAGAGTATCCGGACCAATGATATTGAAAATGTTGGTCGGACGGCGCGTCATCATACGTTATTTGAAATGCTTGGGAACTTCTCCGTGGGGGATTACTTTAAGAAAGAGGCCATCAGCTGGGCCTGGGAACTCTTGACCTCGCCAAAATGGTTCGGTTGGGACCCTGAAAAGCTCTACATGACGGTCTATCCTAAAGATACTGACGCCGCCAAGTTCTGGGAAGCGACCGGCGTTAAGCCAGATCACATTATTAAAATAGAAGACAACTTCTGGGACATTGGCCAAGGCCCATCCGGCCCCGATTCTGAAATTTTCTATGATCGTGGCGAATCGTTCAATAATTTAGCCGCAGATGATCCTGAAAATTATCCTGGTGGTGAAAATGAACGCTATTTGGAAGTGTGGAACATTGTGTTCTCACAATTTAACCACACGCCAGAAGGCACCTACGAACCACTTCCACGTAAAAATATTGATACGGGGATGGGGCTTGAACGTGTCGTATCGATTTTCCAAAATGCGCCAACCAACTTTGAAACAGACTTGTTCTTGCCGATTATCCATAAGACCGAAGCCCTTAGTGCCGGCAAAGTTTATGGCAAAAACAAGCAAGATGACGTGTCATTCAAAGTCATTGCGGATCACGCTCGGGCAATTACATTTGCAATCAGTGACGGGGCCTTGCCTTCAAATGAAGGCCGTGGCTATGTCATTCGGCGTTTGATTCGGCGGGCCATCTTGCATGGTCAAAAGTTGGGCTTAACAGATACTTTCTTAGATCAACTGGTTCCAATTGTTGGCGAAATTATGCAGTCACACTACCCTGCAGTCTTGAAGAATGCTGATTATATTGCTAAAATCGTGCATTCAGAAGAAGTACGCTTTAATGAAACCTTGAACGATGGCTTGAGCTTGCTCAACCAATTGATTGCGGCCACGAAAAAGGCTGGCGAGGAAACCTTATCAGGTGTGGATGCCTTCAAACTTTATGATACGTACGGTTTTCCTTTTGAATTGACGAAAGAATATGCGGGCGACGAAGGCTTGAAAGTCGATGAACCAGGCTTTGAACTTGAAATGAAGGCCCAACGTGATCGGGCTCGGAATGCTCGTAGCAATGCGAAGTCGATGGGTGTCCAACGTAGCCTATTAATTGAATTAAAGACACCGAGTGAATACGTTGGCTATGATCATTTGACGGCGGTTAAAGGTGACTTAAAGGATATCATCGTTGATGAAAAACTCGTGGATGCGGTGTCGTCTGGAACCGCTGAAATGATTTTCAGCAAGACCCCATTTTACGCTGAAATGGGTGGTCAAGTTGCGGACCGTGGTGTGATTTTGGACGCCGATGGCACAACTGTGGCTAAAGTAACGGATGTTCAAAATGCGCCTAACAAGCAACATTTGCATACGGTCGAAGTGCTCAAACCAATGCACAAAGACACGACCTACAGCCTGAATGTGGACTTAGCCTTTCATAATAAGGTCGAAAAGAACCATACGGCGACCCATTTATTAGACCAAGCATTGCGGGACGTTTTAGGCGAACATACGCAACAAGCGGGCTCCTTGGTGGAACCCGACTACTTGCGCTTCGACTTCACGCATTTTGGGGCAGTCACTGAAGCTGAATTGGCCAAAGTTGAACAGATTGTTAACGATAAGATCTGGGCCGCTTTGCCAGTTAGTGCCATCCAAACGGACCAGGAAACGGGTCATAAGATGGGGGCCATTGCTGTCTTCACGCAAAAGTACGGTAAAATCGTGCGGGTCGTGTCGATTGGGGATTACTCGATCGAATTTGATGGTGGGACGCATGTTAAGAATTCCAGCGAACTTGGTTTATTCAAGATTGTTTCTGAATCTGGGGTCGGTGCTGGAACTCGGCGGATCGAAGCTGTTACTTCTAAGGAAGCTTTCGAATTGTTATCACAAGAAGAAGGCTGGTTGAAGACGGTGGCCGCGCAAGTTAAGGCACCCCAATTGAAAGATACCACTGACCGGGTCGCACAATTGCAAGCTGATTTGAAGGCTGAACAACAAAAGAGTGCTAGCCTTGAAAGCAAGCTCGCGAAGCAACAGGCTGGGGCAGTCTTCGAACAAGTCGATGACGTTAACGGGACCACTTTAATCGCGCAAGCAGTCCAAGTTTCTGGGATGGATCAGCTTCGTCAATTGAGTGATACTTGGAAAGCCAAGCAATATTCCGATATCTTAGTCTTAGGAACGGTCATCGGTGACAAGGTCAACTTGCTTGTGGCGGTTAGTGATGACAAAGTCAAGGCTGGTTTAAAAGCTGGTGACTTGATCAAAGCCATTGCCCCTAAAGTTGGTGGTGGTGGCGGTGGTCGTCCGACCTTAGCCCAAGCCGGTGGTAAAAAGCCAGCAGGGTTGCCAGCAGCTTTGAAAGCCGCTCACGATTGGGTGGCTGAACAGTAA
- a CDS encoding DEAD/DEAH box helicase, with the protein MTASFNDFKLQPFLMQALQEINFKKPTAVQEKLIPVIAAGRSVIGQSATGSGKTHTFLLPMINKLNPDERRVQAVITTPSRELAYQIQEAAKQLIQHSPKALHIGIYVGGTDKQDQIDKLNRHQPQLVIGTPGRILDLMRSQALNVHTAQQLVVDEADMTLDLGFLNVVDQIAGRMPADLQMLVFSATMPQKLTPFLKKYMNNPVMEEIPVESVISPTIDNWLISTKSHDKNSIIYRLLTIGEPYLVLIFANTKERVQEITHYLKGQGLTVAMIHGDIKPRERKRVMRDVQNLKYQFVVATDLASRGIDIQGVSHVINDDIPNDLEFFIHRVGRTGRNGMPGTAITLYSPGEEDKVSAVEAMGIKFKPKAIRDGEIVDSYDRNRREKRGARHDKLDPSLISYVKNAKKKVKPGYKRRIRTKISDKARMDRRIEQRAAARKARKDRKG; encoded by the coding sequence ATGACCGCAAGTTTCAATGATTTTAAACTGCAGCCGTTTTTGATGCAGGCATTACAGGAGATTAATTTCAAAAAGCCCACGGCGGTGCAAGAAAAATTAATTCCCGTGATCGCTGCTGGTCGCAGTGTGATTGGTCAATCTGCAACTGGGAGTGGGAAGACCCACACCTTCTTGTTGCCAATGATCAATAAATTGAATCCAGATGAACGTCGGGTACAGGCGGTTATTACGACGCCTAGCCGTGAACTCGCTTATCAGATTCAAGAAGCGGCTAAACAATTGATCCAGCACAGTCCTAAGGCTCTTCACATCGGTATATATGTCGGTGGGACGGACAAGCAAGATCAGATCGACAAATTAAATCGTCACCAACCCCAACTCGTGATTGGGACGCCAGGACGTATCTTGGATTTGATGCGGTCACAAGCGTTGAACGTGCATACAGCGCAACAATTAGTCGTTGATGAAGCTGATATGACGCTTGATCTAGGGTTCTTGAACGTGGTTGATCAGATTGCTGGGCGGATGCCAGCCGATTTACAAATGCTCGTCTTCTCGGCTACGATGCCACAGAAATTAACCCCATTCTTGAAGAAGTATATGAATAACCCTGTGATGGAAGAAATTCCAGTTGAATCTGTGATTAGTCCAACGATTGATAATTGGTTGATTTCTACGAAGAGTCACGACAAGAATAGTATTATCTATCGCCTGCTGACGATTGGGGAACCCTACTTAGTGTTGATTTTTGCGAATACTAAGGAACGGGTTCAAGAAATTACGCATTATCTTAAAGGCCAAGGCTTAACTGTCGCGATGATTCATGGGGATATTAAGCCACGGGAACGTAAGCGTGTGATGCGTGATGTCCAAAACTTGAAGTATCAATTCGTGGTCGCCACTGATTTGGCTTCGCGAGGGATTGATATCCAAGGGGTCTCACACGTGATCAACGATGATATTCCAAATGATTTGGAATTCTTCATTCACCGGGTTGGCCGGACGGGTCGTAACGGGATGCCAGGGACGGCAATCACGCTTTACAGTCCAGGTGAAGAAGATAAAGTCAGTGCAGTTGAAGCGATGGGTATCAAGTTCAAGCCTAAAGCCATTCGTGATGGTGAAATCGTGGATTCTTATGACCGTAATCGTCGTGAAAAGCGGGGCGCGCGGCATGACAAGCTTGATCCGTCATTGATTAGCTATGTGAAGAACGCGAAGAAGAAGGTCAAGCCTGGTTACAAACGCCGGATTCGGACCAAGATTTCGGATAAGGCGCGGATGGATCGTCGTATTGAACAACGGGCAGCCGCTCGTAAAGCACGTAAAGATCGTAAAGGTTAA
- a CDS encoding DHH family phosphoesterase — protein MTVQTEILNLIKQAKTIIIQRHQRPDPDAIGSQLGLADIIKTSFPAKKVLTPGKQYHGFDWLGKMDEITEEDYHDALVLVLDTANQPRIDGEFYNTGKTLVKIDHHPNDDAFGEPQWVDVDASSTSELIYEFYAVNAAELKLTANAARLLYAGIVGDTGRFLYSATKPSTMRAAAALMEAGADATQVNRIEDTITLPVARLSAYVYEHLTQMDSGAAYVILTNDIMDSFEIGDASTAGVVPLPGRIDTVQAWAIFVQQKEGNYRIRLRSKGPAINELAKLHDGGGHPMASGAKAADQQEIEQVVRELDQVARQYKKEV, from the coding sequence ATGACCGTCCAAACAGAAATTTTAAATTTAATTAAACAAGCAAAAACAATTATTATTCAACGTCACCAACGCCCTGATCCCGATGCAATCGGCAGTCAACTCGGTCTGGCTGACATCATTAAGACTAGTTTTCCCGCCAAAAAAGTTTTGACCCCTGGCAAGCAGTATCATGGCTTCGACTGGCTCGGCAAAATGGATGAAATCACCGAAGAAGACTATCATGATGCGCTTGTCTTAGTGCTCGATACCGCGAACCAACCTCGTATTGATGGTGAATTCTACAATACAGGCAAAACGCTCGTGAAGATTGATCACCATCCCAATGATGATGCCTTTGGCGAACCACAGTGGGTGGACGTTGACGCGTCCAGTACGAGTGAACTCATCTATGAGTTCTATGCCGTCAACGCCGCTGAATTGAAGCTAACGGCTAATGCTGCACGTTTGTTATATGCGGGAATTGTCGGTGATACCGGTCGTTTCTTGTATTCAGCAACGAAGCCCAGCACGATGCGGGCAGCCGCTGCCTTGATGGAAGCCGGCGCGGATGCGACTCAAGTCAATCGAATTGAGGACACGATCACGTTGCCAGTGGCACGTTTGTCAGCCTATGTTTATGAACATCTGACTCAAATGGATTCTGGTGCGGCATACGTAATTTTAACGAACGACATTATGGATTCGTTTGAAATTGGGGATGCCAGTACCGCGGGCGTTGTGCCGTTACCTGGTCGTATCGACACCGTGCAAGCTTGGGCAATCTTCGTGCAACAAAAAGAAGGCAACTACCGGATTCGGTTACGTTCCAAGGGCCCAGCCATCAATGAATTAGCTAAATTGCATGATGGTGGCGGACATCCGATGGCCAGTGGCGCAAAGGCGGCCGACCAACAAGAAATTGAGCAAGTCGTGCGCGAACTCGACCAAGTAGCTCGTCAATATAAGAAAGAGGTTTAA